From the Peromyscus leucopus breed LL Stock chromosome 8b, UCI_PerLeu_2.1, whole genome shotgun sequence genome, one window contains:
- the LOC114682970 gene encoding olfactory receptor 1019-like: protein MSNHTRVTHFILRGFSDVPQLRLVVIPFFLLVYTFGLLGNSSIIIAVMRDSRLHSPMYFFLKNLSFLDMSYTSATIPKAVLISFTGSGVISYFKCVAQLYIFITLSSTECFLLTAMAYDRFLAILRPLLYGTIMSQKCCVELVVTAWVSGTIYSAFHTFNTFSLPYCGPNVVEHFFCDIPPVMRLSCTDYRLHEEVGFAVSSCIVMSSFALTVLSYVGIVSTVVRIPSVDGRWKAFSTCSSHLTTVLLFYGTGSFVYLRPASRYSPIQGRLASVFYSVLTPSLNPVVYCLRNKDMKFALQKLYCGRKS from the coding sequence ATGTCCAATCACACAAGAGTGACTCACTTCATCCTCAGGGGCTTCTCAGATGTCCCACAGCTGAGATTGGTGGTCATCCCGTTTTTCTTGCTCGTCTACACATTTGGCCTCCTGGGGAACAGCTCCATCATCATAGCAGTGATGAGAGACAGTAGGCTTCActcccccatgtacttcttcctgaaGAATTTATCTTTCCTGGACATGAGCTACACTTCAGCCACCATCCCCAAGGCAGTGCTTATATCCTTCACAGGCTCGGGAGTCATCTCCTATTTCAAGTGTGTAGCACAgctttacatatttatcacactTTCCTCTACTGAATGCTTCCTGCTCACGGCCATGGCTTATGACCGGTTCCTGGCCATCCTCAGACCACTGCTCTATGGCACCATCATGAGCCAGAAATGCTGTGTTGagctggtggtcactgcctgggTGAGTGGGACCATCTACTCAGCCTTCCACACTTTCAACACCTTCTCCCTCCCCTACTGTGGACCCAATGTTGTTGAACACTTCTTCTGTGACATCCCCCCAGTCATGAGACTGTCCTGCACTGATTACCGTCTCCATGAGGAGGTGGGCTTTGCCGTCAGCAGCTGCATTGTCATGAGCTCCTTTGCCCTCACGGTCCTCTCCTATGTGGGCATCGTGTCCACAGTTGTCCGCATCCCCTCAGTGGATGGCAGGTGGAAGGCCTTTTCTACCTGTTCCTCTCACCTGACCACAGTCCTCTTGTTCTATGGAACTGGAAGCTTCGTGTACCTGAGGCCTGCCTCTCGGTACTCCCCCATCCAGGGTCGCCTGGCATCTGTTTTCTACTCTGTCCTCACTCCTTCTTTGAATCCAGTTGTCTATTGTCTGAGGAACAAAGACATGAAGTTTGCTCTGCAGAAACTTTACTGTGGAAGAAAGTCCTGA